One genomic window of Candidatus Omnitrophota bacterium includes the following:
- a CDS encoding PTS sugar transporter subunit IIA, whose amino-acid sequence MKIMDFLSTKAVIADLKATDKDGVVRELVDSLAKAENIKNKEELVKALLTRESLGSTGIGQGIGIPHAKTQSVKSLVAAFGLSRKGVSFDSLDGEPVYIFFLLIAPEESAGPHLKALARISRMLKDKYFRELLKKSKDEKDILRIIQEEDSKKY is encoded by the coding sequence GCGGTTATTGCCGATCTTAAGGCGACGGATAAAGATGGGGTAGTAAGGGAACTCGTCGATTCTCTCGCCAAGGCAGAAAATATTAAAAATAAAGAAGAGCTTGTAAAGGCTCTGCTCACCAGAGAGTCGCTCGGCTCCACGGGAATAGGCCAGGGTATAGGAATACCTCACGCTAAGACCCAGAGCGTTAAAAGCCTCGTCGCCGCGTTCGGGCTCTCCCGTAAGGGGGTCAGCTTCGATTCTCTCGACGGCGAGCCGGTCTATATATTCTTCCTGCTTATAGCGCCGGAAGAGTCGGCCGGCCCTCACCTGAAAGCGCTTGCCAGGATCTCCAGGATGCTTAAGGATAAGTACTTCAGGGAGCTTCTTAAGAAATCAAAAGACGAAAAAGATATACTTCGCATAATCCAGGAAGAAGATTCCAAGAAGTATTAA
- a CDS encoding YvcK family protein codes for MRILKAFKWLYPGMWVKRWILLSVFGIIMISMGFVVMLLEQNPKSKLYATTIILIGIVTVVTGIKRIIKSFITVFLPEREGELVDRIYLKRVLERGPRITVIGGGTGLSTMLHGLKEYTSNITAIVTVADDGGSSGRLRKDFNMLPPGDIRNCLVALADSEPLMGQLFQFRFEEGDGLKGHSFGNLFIAAMTKVAGSFDAAIKESSRVLAIRGSVVPSTLDKAVLVAEHADGHETIGESDIPKANRPIKRISLRPGNCRATSEAIDAIRKADAVVLGPGSLYTSIIPNLLVGNIYRELMSSKAIKVYVCNVMTQKGETDGYKASDHLRAIIDHTAPGIINYCIVNTARISQEMLKKYEGEFSYPVAADIENLKKLKVKAVEAHIISTKDYVRHDSVRLAKIIVDLVGSLKKEKN; via the coding sequence GTGAGGATATTAAAAGCTTTTAAGTGGCTCTACCCCGGCATGTGGGTAAAGAGATGGATACTCCTCTCCGTATTCGGCATCATCATGATATCGATGGGGTTTGTCGTAATGCTCCTGGAGCAGAACCCCAAAAGCAAACTATACGCCACGACCATCATACTTATCGGTATCGTTACGGTAGTGACCGGGATAAAGAGGATAATCAAATCTTTCATAACCGTATTTTTGCCGGAGCGCGAAGGTGAGCTCGTTGACAGGATCTACCTGAAGAGGGTGCTCGAGAGAGGGCCGCGCATTACGGTGATAGGCGGCGGCACAGGGCTCTCGACCATGCTCCACGGCCTTAAGGAATATACGTCGAACATCACCGCGATAGTTACGGTAGCCGATGACGGCGGATCATCGGGACGCCTCAGAAAAGATTTTAATATGCTGCCGCCCGGCGATATTCGCAACTGCCTGGTAGCGCTGGCGGACTCCGAGCCGCTGATGGGCCAGCTCTTTCAGTTTCGTTTCGAAGAGGGCGACGGCCTTAAAGGGCACAGTTTCGGGAATCTCTTCATAGCGGCCATGACAAAGGTCGCCGGCAGTTTCGACGCGGCCATCAAAGAATCGAGCAGGGTGCTTGCGATACGCGGAAGCGTGGTTCCGTCCACGCTGGATAAGGCGGTGCTGGTAGCCGAGCATGCCGATGGGCATGAGACGATCGGAGAGAGCGATATCCCCAAAGCGAACAGGCCCATAAAGCGGATATCGTTAAGGCCGGGCAATTGCCGCGCCACGTCTGAGGCGATAGACGCCATACGCAAGGCCGATGCCGTTGTGCTCGGGCCGGGCAGCTTGTATACGAGCATAATACCTAACCTGTTGGTCGGCAATATATATAGAGAGCTGATGTCGTCGAAGGCCATAAAGGTATATGTCTGCAATGTAATGACCCAGAAAGGCGAAACCGACGGCTATAAAGCCAGCGATCACCTGAGGGCGATAATAGACCATACGGCTCCGGGCATTATTAATTACTGCATAGTCAATACGGCGAGGATATCGCAGGAGATGTTGAAAAAATATGAGGGCGAATTTTCTTATCCTGTGGCAGCCGATATCGAAAACCTGAAGAAACTGAAGGTCAAGGCTGTAGAGGCTCATATAATAAGCACTAAGGATTACGTCAGGCATGATTCGGTAAGGCTTGCTAAGATCATAGTGGATCTCGTAGGCAGTTTGAAAAAAGAGAAAAATTGA
- a CDS encoding HPr family phosphocarrier protein, translated as MIIEKVITIKNKQGLHARPAALFVQIANKFNSEITISKGRHKVNGKSIMGIMMLEAGSGSKVTMIINGDDAEAAMKELEILLVSDDIDELVV; from the coding sequence ATGATCATAGAAAAAGTGATTACCATAAAAAATAAACAGGGTTTGCACGCTCGCCCTGCCGCGCTATTTGTGCAGATAGCCAATAAGTTCAATAGCGAGATCACGATCTCCAAGGGCAGGCATAAAGTGAACGGCAAGTCCATAATGGGGATAATGATGCTCGAGGCGGGAAGCGGCTCCAAGGTGACTATGATCATAAACGGCGATGACGCGGAAGCGGCCATGAAAGAGCTGGAGATCCTGCTCGTTTCGGACGATATCGACGAATTGGTGGTATAA